The Quercus lobata isolate SW786 chromosome 9, ValleyOak3.0 Primary Assembly, whole genome shotgun sequence region ACATGATGTTTGTCCGTTCAGTTCAAAAGCAGTGCAGTTTAGAAAATAACATGCATATTCCCAGTGAGGCCCCTGAAGTAATAGAAGGAAACCGCCTCACAACTAATTGGCCGGCTGTGGGTAAAGTGGAGATACAAGATTTGCAGGTAAAGTTTAATTCCTTTAATGTTAAATGAAAGGAAGGTTCCTGTATATActgagaaattttatttgaaaacagGTCAGATATGGGTCCAATGTACCACTTGTTCTTTGTGGAATAAGTTGTACTTTTGAAGGAGGGCACAAGATTGGTATTTTTGGCCGAACTGGAAGTGGGAAGACAACccttataatttctctttttcgtctTGTGGAGCCAGCATGGGGGAAGATTATTGTTGATGGCATTGACATCTCTACAATTGGACTTCATGATCTGAGGTCACGTTTTGGAATAATACCTCAAGATCCTACTTTTTTTAATGGGACTGTGAGATACAATTCGGATCCCTTGTCTCAACATTCTGACCAAGAAATTTGGGCAGAGGCGACTCAACATAATTTGAGACCTAAGGCGAAAAATTTATACGGGgcttttaatatgtaaatattaattaaacaaaattatttaatactaatcaaattgaggttaatttgatacattaaatacataaataatatcaactagactaatgttaatttcatatagagaattgaatatcatagttgaattataaatattaataaaaagaaataaaaatatattatgattgaagacgatgcatagttaaataaagttgtaatctaatttttaattttatattttgattttaagagagagagagatagatattatttggtgtatggttttgtagggtattaatttacaaaaatcaaagtctcaaactctTAGgagagattaatctataattgatgatttaacacatttgcaacatctttttgaaatattttagggtttcaattgagttaaggttcTATTAGTCTCGTACTTTGAAAgttttaatagaaatgaaaaagaaaaatgcactaattaaaagcactataaaatgttcaaaatataatgtgatatcGTCTCTCATTgataaacttcatcaatttagttaatgaatgtttatatcacATTTTATGTGATTCATAACATAGTAATTTGTAagccaatagtaaaatttgtatatcactaataaaaaaaatgtacaacctttagaaaatatatatgattgtatAAAAATTTGGGCCTTTAACTATAAAAAGTGGGGCCTTTTTTcctaaggaatttttttttttggtgggccttaggcctaggcctaacttgcctaggccttgagccggccctgAATTTGGGAGGTATTACTTTGGTTGTTTTCAACTTCCGGTTGCTTTGAATTAGAAGTAGTACTCATTGGATCTTCTGTTGGGTGAACAGTGTTTATAAAGaagtattcttttttatttatatatttctgcATGGATTGCAAATATGCCGAAAGTGATAATTTTCCATTTGAAGGTTCTTTAGAAAACCATTCGGACTGAATTTGCTGATTGTACTGTGATCACTGTGGCTCACAGGATACCTACAGTGATGGATTGCACGATGGTTCTCGCTATTAGTGATGGTGAGTCACATACATTACTTCAACCCTTTTCTATAGAATATTCAATGTGTTTTTGCACCAGAATCGTCTATTTTTCTGTGGATGCCATTCATTATGTTAATCTTTAATAATTTCCGAAgtttttaatcctaaatttcTTAACGAAGGTATTGTTTTAGACATAATCATTAGCTAGATCTGACTTCACAATGTTTACAGTACAGAGAAGGTAATTCACTTTTCACTTTACATTGTGCAGATGAGTCATGTTGTACTTGTCCACTTCTTTGACAATGTCTGTCAACTGTATGTGCAGTATGCATTTTCTGGAAGGATCTGAAGTTAATACTGTATTCAATTAAGTAACAAAAACCCATATATAAAAACTGTGATATCTAATAGAGATGCATGAAGCAGTAATTTTGGCATCAAAACGTTATTTTTCAATGTTCTGAAGGAAATGTCTCTATTATGTTTCAGGAACACTAGTGGAGTACGATGAACCAGTGAAGTTAATGACAACAGAAGGTACCCTGTTTGGGCAGCTTTGTCATGGAATACTGGTCTAATCTTCAGACTGCATAATGACATTGTACATAGCAAAGTAGGCTTTTGTGGCTCTGGCTTGGTACCTTCAAACTACGAAGCAATGGGGGAAAAATAAGTTTGTTTAgcataattaaaattatactaGACAGAACAATGAGAGAGAAACCTGAACTATTGGAAAATACCCACTTCTAGTTAGAATCTGTCAATTTTGTTTGGCAGCTGGCTGTGTAATTTGACATCCTGATTAATACTAGAAAGCAAATTATAGACATCTTACAGATATTTCTTTAAAGATATTATGATGAGCTCTATGTTCCTCTCCCTCCACATGTGATTTATTCATGCATTCCTGGCTAATCTAAGAACAAGAACATGCAATAAATTTCACTCAGATGAGATTAGCCCTGCTAAATGCATCCTTCAACTTTCCGAATTAACACTgttaacaataattttaatgaaaataatcaGATCTTTTATAGTTATATGTCCTCCTTTACATGCATTTATATCTCCATTGTTTGGTACACCTGCACTACCATAGCTACATGGCATGTGCAGATTGAGATTTTCTTCTATTcctcattttctttcaaaataatatcaattatataatttctatcactttttttcttttctttcaggTAATTGAGTGCTATAAGTAATTGGATGACAAGTTTTCTGTATAATCGTATAATTCTATTCTTGTATGAAACAGAGAGATTGAAGagcaaagagagaagaaaaggatGAAGCTTGAAAGTGATTCACTAGGACATGTTACTCCATTTGCCATTCAGTATACAACTATCTTTGTAGCCATAATATTgttccaaacaaaaaaaccatTAGGACATGAAGTCTAAGTAACTCAACTggggtaaagtttctgatggttgaataagagatttggggttcaattccCGCCTATACTAAAAACCGATTAGTGTCTTCCTCTAATGacaaagagctatcatcaggagcggacgccaaaggttgaaacttgaaagtctctctttcacaaccaaaaaaaaaaaaaactattaagaCAATCCACAACTTTCGAAAAATGACACCTTGGGAAATATCAAGCTTTTCAAAACATTTGTAGAGAAGAGAGTTGTAACCTCCAACCCCTGCTTGGCCATAAGCATTGCTAAGTTGAAGGACCTCAAATCATGAAATCCCATGCCTCATTGTTATTTTGGAACCACACACGGATAACCAATAGGCCCACATGGCACAACAGTCACACTTAAATTGATGCTAAGGAAACCTCAACAACTTTAAATCCTCTGCTGTTCTCCCTATTTTAACCTCTACTATTGCCCATAAAAACAATAACCCTAAATCCCAAATTTCGGGCCTAATTTGGGGATTTTTATTCTCTAGCAATAATTTCTTTCAATTGATTGTTAAATCAAGTAATTGAGATcccaaattgaaaatttgagcCATTAATTAGGCTGAATTGTGGCTGTTAGTGAATTATTAAAGATTTTAAGtcttagggttagggttagggttacAATTTACATTCCTAATTTGGGGATTTTTATGTTCCAACTATTATAACattaaattgaatgatattgaaAGAAATTATGATTCTTAACTAAATATTGGAACTCTCAatttagtgtgcatttgggaaGTGTGTTTTGCGCTTCCCACGTCCACGTTTTGcatgttcatttttatttttatttttcaagccATGATTGTTGACTTTAGGGTGTGAATAGTGCACACACAGTAactttttcaacaacttttcagcaacttttcagtcacgggacccacaaacctcacttctcaatcactttttcattaaaaatgggtttcacgatactattcacacatttaaaaattattttgctacagtatttttcagttttcagtttttagctgTATCCAAATGGAACCTTAATTAGATTCTGACCATATTATAATGATCTATCAAATAGGGGTCGTTTGGGATTAAACTTATAACACTAAATTAAGGGTTTTCAATCTAAAACGGATTTCACTAGATTGGCAGTGGCACTAAATAATATGTAACTATAAGGCATCTAAATAGGGTTTGTAATAGTGTTTGGGTGAAATCATAATATATTTAAGACtaatcaaagaattaaaaacgCTAAGGTTAGGACTTGGCCAAATTTCAAGGTTttgataatttgaattttttttttctatccaaTTTAAAGTGTTTATATGAAATTGAGACATCCAATTACAAGTATGAACCTTCAATTTGATGAGATGAATTAAGATTTATGATTTACTCATTTTTGGATTATAATTGAAAgggatttttctttaaattgggGTTTTGTCATTCAagtataatttttcaaaataagcCACACCTACATGAAATTGAAAGTTCTAATTGGCTTCTAGCATGTCCAATGATGGTTATTTAGGTTTTTATTGGATTTAATTTAAGAAtcctaaggtttttttttttttaataataaaagaattttaataattatttatcaaaatagcACTATTTTGACATAGTTCCCAAATAGCATTttcataaaatcatattttacaGAGATGAGCTCAAGGGCTGAAATCATCCCTTCAAGAGACTGCTTTTTGCCCTTGTTATGATGATATGACAAAGATAAGGTGCTCATGATTTTAACTTtctggatttttgtttttttgtttttatttatttatgaatttaactttgtggatttgaaatttggagatttgtttttttgtgacTAAGGATTGGTTATTGTTCTTGCAATAGTTTAAGAAGTAACATAGTTTTGGTACTCTCTTAGTTGAGGTGTTTTGAGAGGACGAATTCAAAGTAGATGGAATATGCCTAAACTTGGGTTAATTATTAAACCTAAAGTTTGGGGGTTAGTGAATTAATTTGTGTAATTCATTTTATTAGTTTGATCTTCAGGTGTcataactttgaaattttggtaatttattagTTTGACCTTGAGGTGTCATAACATTgaaattttagtaatttagtGAGACTATTGGCGGTAAATTACCATTCCCCTTAACTACTGataattttacttaaaacattttgttttgttgaaagaaatagttattatttctcattaagaaatttattgttgaatttttttaatgaaaagaatcagaatttattgtaatataatgttttttttctcGATAGATTCAAACAAACTAACAATTGGTTTTTAATGTATAACGtagaattgttaaaaaaaaatgataaaaaatatataattttttcgtGATGAATATCACCCAAAATCTCATAATGGTATTTCTTTCCGATTTATTGGTGAacatttctaataaaatttactaaaattgtttattggttgatgcaatTATTGATTATTACTAGCTTTTTTTTCCACTCTAATTTTTAAGGGAAACTTTTGTAGATTTAGGcattttaaaagttttggaaaatattttttcatatgaaagtcgtgaaattcacaaaattgtgttagaaatttttttttttttctaaaaaatattataaaactaaaatttgttttagaAGACTATtgacaaagtttttttttttttttgatagaggACTATTGACAAAGTTAAGTGGTTCTTTTTCAACCTATTtagattcaaaatattgaataagTAGACTATAGattaactttttacattttattatatagtctaatcttcttattaataaaaatcccACATATTGCACTAGAGTCATGCACATAACATAtatgttaataaataaataaaaaaagaggagtagcataggtaaaaaaattgcaataaaattcaaaccctttgataattctttttatatttcttaggaaatacatataaaaaaattctttaggTGTCTAAAGaccaatatataaaaattttaaaaacatattataatgaccccaccccaactgtgtagatattgtccactttggggcccatacccctcatggttttgttcttccccaggttgcgctggggaaaagacctctacacattgaagggaggtcGTTCCTTATAAACACTttctcatgtgcttccctaggcgatgtagGATTTCATGGAATGCAATACCCCCCTTTTTAGGTCACTACACATACTTTCAGTCCACTCTGGTCCTATTCAATTCACTTTGGTCATAGTCGGTCCACTTGGTTCTATTCATTCCACTTCGGTCCTATTCTATCCACTTTGGTTATGTTTGGTTTCAATTCACTTTGGTTTTATTCGATCCATTCGGACCCATCTGTCCACCTTAGTCATATTCAGTCCACTTCGTTCcaatttggtcttattcggtccaatgtctactttggtcttattagtctcatttggtccattctgtccactttggtcttattcggttcTATTCAATCCACTtcggtcttattcggtccattatGTCTACTTTAGTCTTATTCAGTCCCatctgtccactttggtcttattcggttttattcaatccactttggtcctattcggtcctaTTTGGTGCTATTCAGTCCATTCGGTCAACTTCGGTCCTATTTGGTCCTACTTGGTCTACTTTAGTCCCTTTCGGTCCATTCTATCATAATTGGTCTACCTTGGTCTTATTTAGTCCATTTGGCCTTATTCAGTCCACCTTGGTCCTATTCAgtcatttgtttttattttattttattttattattattttttaataagaaacaaacacacacacacaagagagagggaaaatgGGTTCTAACAtaaaggcacaccacaactccacctATTTGGTACTCTTCGATTaatttggtccaattcagtcTATTTTGATCAATTTCGATCCATTTGGTGCATTCAGTCCATTCCTTTTATATAAAATCTCAAACTGgtaatatctaaaatcttaagtataacatttattattgttacacTCCTGTTGAGCTATATTAAAGTAGAATTTTGGTTCACTTCGGTTCAGTTAATAAGTGAAAGTCTTTCTAAACATGAAGATTATgaatatacaaatataatttttagagtagttactcatttttttttaacattattacttttaaataaatataatttttagagTAGTTACTCATTTGTTTTAACATTATTACTTTTAAATAAATTGCATGAAATTATTTATACCttctagaaaaatatatataatttttatttaataatccAGTGCAGCGCATGAAATAGTCACTAGTACAtagaaatttcaaaaccaaaactcTTCCATGTATCTACTAGAAAACAGGccacatttaatatttttagtcaCCCCACCagggggagaaaaagaaaattcaaaacaagaactttttttttcctttcttggtAATAGGAATTTTGTGCCAATCATTCTTTGTTATACATGTATTTCAGTTAAATATTGAGTACATATTAACTATGACCCTAAAGTTTCATTGTTCAAATGTATGAGAAGGTATTTGGTGTATTAGATATATGTAACCAGTCTCTCACATAGGATGGATCTCATACTAGCAAGGTCCATCTCCATGAGAGGGTGGTTACATATGCTTTATCACTATGGACTCAACTCAATTATACTTCAAAAATTTTAGTGGTTCATttgattacataattttttttttactttctattATCCATCCTTCACCCATGCCATTGAGTATATTAGGCGATTAATTCTCAAGTATGTGAATTCAATTATGCACCACTCATATTCTTGACATGATGAGATGACAAATTTGAGTTTGGTAAAACTTTTTGCCATTTGTGAATTGTGGTGAATAAATCCTAACGTGTGTGCTCCGTTGTGTAATTTATACTCCAAATCACATATTGGCCTGGCCTACcacaagtctctctctctctctattttcttcctTCTAAAAGAACctaaattttgataataagaaaattttgacacgAGTGATGGAACATAAAAGGAAACGCTCTTTACAGGACTGAAGATTTTTGTTCACAATGATAGCTTTTGGTAAACTTTATTGGTATGGGGCTGTGCAAAGCCATGCATAGTGGATCCTCTTTTCTAACCATGTTATTTTAGATAAGCCAACAAAGTAGAGTTAAGTGTATCTTCGCcagctttttttttgttttttattttttgaagacaTGATTTTGCTTGAtcagaaggatgaaaaagatGATAGATTCCCCAGTCCCCACACTGGCTATGCGCACCatgggaaaatgaaaatttttcttcgCTATTTTAATAATCTAATAGCTATTTCAAGTCTTCTAATAAAGGAGACTAAATAATATCTAGTAAAATACTCTTGACAAAAGAAAGTTATTCTTATGgaaaaaacttaaatacaatACCTTAGATGCTGTTCTTTAGATTCTCCACTTAAGATTGAcccatgtggctacttaactaaaaaatacacttcaatTTCATGAGGAAAATTCCACATGGCAGAATGTTAAGTggagaacctaaggaacaacacctaagtactgtacctaaattttaccTTATTCTTAATATAGTAAAAATCATGCTTTGGAGATAGGTGGGGGTTTAGAGTTTTGATATCAATGTCAGTTGATTTAAGGCATTAGAAACTTTGACCACTCTTAAggagggaggaaaaaaaaaaagatagatgaACATGAATATTCAATGAATGGAAAGTTAatgataaagtaattaatttttctatcaacttttttatattttccatgaaagtgGTGTTAAAATCTTTcttaatatagtttattaacaatttctcTAAGGACACCTCTTAACATAACCCTTcaacaaattaattgaaaaataaatcagAAACTTGGACCACTCTTaaagggggagagagaaaaaaaaaaaaagaaagataaatgaACATGAACATTCAatgaattaattgaaaaaaaaaaattagaaacttgGACCACTCTTATGGAGGGAgggagaaaaattaataaatgaatgCGAGCTATATTCTCAATTACACTAATTTTGTGGGACTCCAAGTTCAAGGAAAAACTGGCTCTGCACTACACGAAACAAGGGCTATAGCTGCATTTCTAAAACTTGGACCACTCATATAGTGGGAGGGCgaaaaaaacgtggctatagcctGTGTTTTTTGTAGTGCTAGAACCACAATGAACATGAATATTCAATGAATTAATCGAAAAAAATAAATCAGAAACTTGGACCACTCATATAGAGGGAGggcgaaaaaaaaagaaagataaatgaACATGAATATTCAatgaattaattgaaaaaaaaattcagaaatttgGACCACTAATAGCGGgagggataaaaaaaaagataaatgaaCATGAATATTCAAcgaattaaatgaaaaaaaaaaaaaatcttgatgaGGCAACGTGCTCCAATCCAAGCCAAATGAATAGATTAGTGTTAAGATAAGATAGTCTATAACATTatcaccgcacacccttggttcgttggtcactctacaagtataagtgtttgtggggtgtggggggcaagggtcggggttcaagtctccaggagggagcttcaaaaaaaaaaaagatagtctATAACATTAACACGTACTGTTAATAAAATTCGGTAATTTACTTTTTCTAAGAAAAGATTTTCCAAGTAGAAAATAAAGACTGTTGTCATGGATTTATTTCTCCAGATTGTGTATTCCATTCAAGTACATGCAACTGGttaaaaaacatagttttatatggaaattccatttttttttacctgtaataattttttttccctcttttagaaaggttaaaaattttattcatgaatTTAAAGAGATTGTAAAAACAGCACCAAAACAAGATAGTAGGTCCTCTAACCAAACAATAATATTACAACAAGAATTAGTATGTGAAGCCATTAACTTTTACCCACTCTATGACCATCACATCTAAGCGTTGCTGATAATCCCACGCTATGACCATATATATTTACCCATAAAAGCTTATGTAGTGGATTTTTTGAAAGATACAACCATTTAGACTAATTAAGTTTAGAGTTATAAATTTAAAGTTTGTGCTTTGTATTCAAGAGTTAGGCTCTTTTGGATATATACCACTGTATGTTTCTTTAAAAACTTTCTCCTATCTCCCCATCACTACAAAACGCGGgggccttgggccgcgttttttatcCGCGGCcataaaaaacgcggcccaaggtGAGGCAAAAGCCCCGTTTTTAAAAATGTGGCCCAAGGCGAACCTTAAGGCCCCGTTTTATACGCGGGGCCATAGACAGGTTCtgaggccgcgtttttttgagataaaaacgcggcctaaggacttCCGcagtttaatttttctttaactccttttttttttttttttgtctgcttttactgtggccgcatttttaaaatgcggcccaAGGTTGAGCCTAAAGCCCCGTTCAAGAAAACGCGGCTTCACAAAACCTTAAGGTCGCGTTTTGTACGCGGGCCCATAGACACGTTCTGAGGCCGcgttttttgagataaaaacgCGGCCTCAGGACTTGTTCTGAAGCCCCGTTTCAAAAACGTGGCCCCAGTCCTTGTGCGTGAAATGTTTATAGCAAATAATATGTTATTTGGTTCTTATATGAAAACAGGagaaaatgaaagcaattttAGCCAACGGGGGCAAACTAGTAGGAGACCATCGCGATGGAATTCTCTGGGCAAAAGATGATGCGTTCGCTCAAGTGATGGGCAAAGAACATTCTGGACGTGTCCGTGGGGTCGGTTTTGGACCAACCCCATCAGGAAGAAGTGGGTCCAACCTTCCATGTGTGCCTGGGCCGTCGTCCACTGAAACGGCCCAACGAATGACTGCATTGGAAAATTCGATGAGGGACCAACTTGCTGACTCAGAGCAAAGGCATCAGCAGCAACTGGCCGAAGCACTGGCTGAAGCAAAGCGGGAGTCAGATGCACGGCATCAGCAGCAACTAGCCGAAGCACTGGCCGAAGCAAAGCGGGAGTCAGATGCACGGCATGAGCAGCAACTGGCCGAAGCAATGCGCGAATCAGAAAGACGGCATCAGCAGCAGCTGGACGAAACAAAGCGGGAAATGGGTGAGGCAAAGCAGAGAATGGATGAAATGGTAGCCTTCTTACAAAAGAATGTCATCTCAAGTTTACGCGGTTATTCAGGTAATACAAACTTTGCGTTTAATGGCCATAAAACTTGCGTGTTTATTGCAATATTATGTGCTACTAATATTGcgtatataatattttcaggTAATAGCGCTACATCATAGTGAGGACTCTTCATGTATAATTGTTTGGATATTCGGAATATTGTAACTTCGTggatattgaaaatattgtaaacatgatTGTAATATTGTGTCAAATATTGTAACTTCGTGGACTCTTCATGTATAGTTGTTTGGAATATTGAAAATTAATGCTTGAGAAAATTCTTATTAGAGAAAATTAATGCTTGGAAGTCTGGGTTTGACAGGTTTAGAGATATTTTGTATGTTTGACAGCTTTGTAAAAATATGcccagaaaaaggaaaaaagaagaaaaaaaaaataaaaaaaatactatagccacgtttttaaaacgttaaaaacgtggctatagaccaATTCATAATAAGAATTCGGGGGGCTTAAGCCGCacttaaaacgcggcctaaggttgTAATTttgggccgcgttttaaacgcagcCCAAGGTTgaaccttaggccgcgtttaaaacgcagCCCAAGGTTgaaccttaggccgcgtttaaaaagTGCGGCCTAAGACCTAAACCTTAGGCCACGGTTAAAACGCGGCTTAAACGAGTGTCACAGGCCATCACATGGGAGGTATGGCCACACTTTTTAAACGTGGCCTAAGGTTCAACCTTAGGCTGCGTTTTAAACGTGGCCTAAGGTAAACgcttaggccgcgtttaaaacgcggcctatgGTAAAGGCTtgggccgcgtttaaaacgtggcctAAGCCCGTacccttaggccgcgttttaaacgagGCTATAGGACCAGGGCTTGGGCCGCGGTTAAAAAGTGCGGTCATAGGGCCATCAGTCCTATAGTCACGGGTTTTAGGCCACATTGTAAACCGTGGCCgaaaaaaacgtggctataggctATAGTCACGTTTTTTGGCtatatagccgcgttttaaaaacgcggccagaggaccttttttttgtagtgcgTGTGTGTGtcaaaaatatttagtattctcaaaaaagaaaaaaaaaaagaaaaaaaaagaaagagttatAAATTTAGTAGTGTAACCACACCAACTATTACCCAAATTGattctaacaattttttttattattacacattaataaaagcaataaacaaGAACAACAGTTTTTTGTAACAAATGAAGCTAAAAATCAATGAAGAGTTTCTTTAATGGAAAAACTATTTCAGAGATtcaatctcattaaaaaatcaACTATAACAAAATAGTTCTGATCAATCAAAACATACAAAAGATTTGTAGTTTAGACTTTAAAAAGTTGTGCATTATGTGATTCTGCACAAAGTGGAAAATCCAACAACAAATCACTAATCAGCATTTTCaaggaaaacattttttagtggatatccaacaaaaattcaatttactCCAAG contains the following coding sequences:
- the LOC115962172 gene encoding uncharacterized protein LOC115962172, translating into MGKEHSGRVRGVGFGPTPSGRSGSNLPCVPGPSSTETAQRMTALENSMRDQLADSEQRHQQQLAEALAEAKRESDARHQQQLAEALAEAKRESDARHEQQLAEAMRESERRHQQQLDETKREMGEAKQRMDEMVAFLQKNVISSLRGYSGNSATS
- the LOC115961222 gene encoding ABC transporter C family member 10-like; amino-acid sequence: MVSVGRFLPLLHFAWFYFLPRLLALNDIELLNLPYEFSIAGFIRMALSYGLSLNMMFVRSVQKQCSLENNMHIPSEAPEVIEGNRLTTNWPAVGKVEIQDLQVRYGSNVPLVLCGISCTFEGGHKIGIFGRTGSGKTTLIISLFRLVEPAWGKIIVDGIDISTIGLHDLRSRFGIIPQDPTFFNGTVRYNSDPLSQHSDQEIWAEATQHNLRPKAKNLYGAFNMIPTVMDCTMVLAISDGTLVEYDEPVKLMTTEGTLFGQLCHGILV